Proteins from a genomic interval of Papaver somniferum cultivar HN1 chromosome 4, ASM357369v1, whole genome shotgun sequence:
- the LOC113272291 gene encoding uncharacterized protein LOC113272291 → MEVSSEKGDEDEIKKFVDARWVCPQEALWRIYKYQMNKICPPVVSLQIHLKYQQKIFLPEGRTVREVLRREKASLQSLLNINVTTVNGRVNVVLARTNNYYLRLLLNNVRDPTFFEDLLKVGSVTFSMYREVSQHLDLLESDTSMRDTLLEATQVHMPSSLRRLFCTLSTLGPNLMKKYKFPAITEDVGTSGTNDLVMEEKSIHIPPEDLSAIGRINNDQRHAFDRAVKSFNRCESSIFIIDGPGGSGKTFLYRTILAFLRTEGHIAIATATSGIAATMMPSGRIAHSRFKIPVPADSTSTCDIP, encoded by the exons ATGGAGGTTTCAAGCGAGAAAGGCGATGAAGATGAGATCAAGAAGTTTGTAGATGCTCGCTGGGTCTGCCCGCAAGAGGCTCTCTGGAGAATATACAAGTATCAGATGAATAAGATTTGTCCACCTGTTGTCTCATTACAAATACATCTCAAATATCAGCAAAAGATTTTTCTTCCCGAAGGGCGAACTGTGCGAGAAGTGTTGAGGCGAGAGAAGGCATCCCTACAAAGCTTATTAA ATATTAATGTAACAACAGTCAATGGAAGAGTTAATGTTGTTTTAGCTCGCACTAACAATTACTATTTGAGACTTCTGCTGAATAATGTAAGGGACCCAACTTTTTTTGAGGACCTGCTAAAGGTAGGTTCTGTTACCTTTTCGATGTACAGAGAAGTGTCCCAACATCTTGATTTGTTAGAAAGTGATACTTCCATGCGTGATACACTTCTTGAAGCAACACAAGTGCATATGCCTTCGTCTTTGAGAAGGCTTTTCTGCACACT TTCTACTCTTGGTCCAAATTTAATGAAGAAATATAAATTCCCAGCCATCACCGAAGACGTAGGTACTTCAGGAACAAATGATTTGGTCATGGAAGAAAAATCAATTCACATTCCTCCAGAAGATTTATCGGCTATTGGCAGGATAAACAACGACCAGAGGCATGCATTTGACAG GGCAGTGAAATCCTTTAATCGGTGCGAAAGTTCTATATTCATTATTGATGGTCCGGGTGGTTCAGGGAAAACTTTCCTGTACAGGACGATACTGGCCTTTCTAAGAACTGAAGGACATATTGCAATTGCAACGGCGACATCAGGAATTGCTGCAACCATGATGCCAAGTGGGCGGATCGCTCATTCTAGGTTCAAGATACCCGTACCAGCTGACTCAACATCTACGTGCGACATACCGTGA